DNA sequence from the Tenacibaculum mesophilum genome:
CACAACGTTTGTATGAAGCAGGGTTAATAACCTACATGAGAACAGACAGTGTAAACTTATCTGATGATGCAAAAAAAGCTGCTCAAGCAGAAGTTATAGCTTCTTATGGTGAAGAATATAGCAAGCCACGTAATTATGCAACTAAGTCTAAAGGAGCACAAGAAGCGCATGAGGCAATTCGTCCGACTAACATGGAGAATCATGAAATTACAGGTGAGTATGATCAAACAAGGTTGTATAGCTTAATTTGGAAACGCACATTAGCTTCACAAATGAGTGAAGCTAAGCTAGAACGTACCGTCGTAAAAATAGATAACAATAAGAATAAAAAGCAGTTTACTGCAAATGGAGAGGTAATTACTTTTGAAGGATTTTTAAAAGTATATTTAGAAGGGACAGACAACGAAGAGGAAGAACAGGCAGGAATGTTACCTAAAATGGAAGTAAATGAAGAATTAATAAACGAGTTGATAACAGCAACTGAACGTTACACACGTCCGCCAGCAAGGTTTTCTGAAGCATCCTTGGTAAAACAATTAGAAGAGTTAGGTATTGGTCGCCCTTCTACGTATGCACCAACCATTTCAACTATTCAAAGAAGAGAGTATATTGAAAAAGGGACTGTAGAAGGAAAAGAAAGAAATTACACTCAATTAAGTTTAGCCAATCAAGAAGTGTCAGAGCAAATTTTAACTGAAAGAGTAGGTTCAGATAAAGGAAAGCTCGTGCCAACAGATATAGGAAATATAGTAAATGATTTCTTAGTAGAAAATTTTGATGCAATTTTAGATTATGGTTTTACAGCTAAAGTAGAAAATGAATTTGATGAAATTGCAGACGGAAAAGAAGATTGGATAGCAATGATTAAAGACTTTTATAAAAACTTTCATGTTGTTGTAGAAGATGTTGCTGCAAATGCAGAAAAAGCAAAAGGGGAACGTTTATTAGGTGTAGATCCTGAAAGTGGAAAGAATGTGTATGTGCGTTTAGGGCGTTACGGAGCAATGGTGCAGATAGGAGAGGCAACTGATGAAGAGAAACCTCGTTTTGCAAGTTTACAAGGTGACCAAACAATGAATTCAATTACCTATGAAGAGGCAATGGATTTATTTAAGTTGCCAAAAACATTGGGAGACTATGAAGAGAAAGAAGTAGTTGTAGCTAATGGAAGATTTGGTCCTTATATTAAATTTGATGGTAAATATGTATCGTTAGATAAAGGAGAAAATCCAATGTCTGTAGATATGGATAGAGCTATTGAATTGATTGAAGCAAAAAGAAAAGCAGATGCTCCTATTGGAGAATATGAAGGAATGCCAATTCAAAAGGGAGTAGGGCGTTTTGGCCCTTTTATTAAATGGAACTCTATTTTTATCAACGTAAATAAAAAATACGACTTTGATAATTTAAGTCAAGCAGATTTAGAAGAATTAATAGAAGATAAAAAAAGAAAAGAGCGTGAAAAGCTAATCCACAATTTTGAAGAGGTTGGTATTCGTGTAGAAAAAGCACGCTGGGGACGTTTTAATGTAATAAAAGGAAAGATAAAGGTAGAACTTCCAAAGACAACAGAGATAGAAAAACTAACACAAGAAGAGGCTGTTAAAATGATTGAAGCAAAAACACCTAAGAAAAAAACAGCTAAAAAGAAAGCAACCAAAAAAAAATAAAGAAGCTTTCAGAAAAAAAATAGTTTAGTATATTGCGACTCCAAAAATTCCCCTAATAAATGAATATAGACTTCTTTTCCCCTATTGAAGATTCTGTAGCTACTAGTGTAGTTTTACAGCCTTCTTCTGTATTAGGAAGAACTATTCAACTACATACTGTTCAAGATGGTTTTCCAGATTTAACAGAAGTAACTATCGCAATTTTAGGGGTTAAAGATGATAGAGGAGCAGCAGGTAATTTAGGGAGTGGTAAAGAATTACACGAAATTCGTAAACATTTGTATCAATTATTTCCTGGTAACTGGCATACTCGTATAGCAGATCTCGGAAACATAGAGAAAGGAAATACATTAGAAGATACCTACTTTGCTGTTAAATCATCAGTAGCATTTTTACTAAAAAAAAATATACTTCCTGTAATAATTGGAGGAGGACAAGATTTAACTTACGCAAATTATAGAGCTTACGACGAACTAGAGCAAACAGTTAACTTAGTAGTTGTTGATAGTCGGTTTGATCTAGGCTCAATAGAAGAAGAATTAAACTCTCAATCTTATTTAAGTAGAATTGTAATGGAGGAACCTAATAATCTGTTTAACTTCAGTAATATAGGGTACCAAACCTACTTTAATTCTCAAGAAGAAATAAATCTATTAGATAAATTATATTTTGAAGCCTACAGATTAGGAGAAGTTAAAAACATAACATTGGTAGAGCCAATAATGCGTGACGCAGATGTTGTAAGCGTAGATATAGGCAGTGTACGTCAAAGCGATGCTCCTGCAAATAAAAATGCTTCGCCAAATGGATTTTATGGAGAAGAGTTATGTGCTGTTGCACGTTATGCAGGGATAAGTGATAAGGTAACATCTTTTGGAATATACGAGTACAATAGCCTTTTAGATTTAAATCATCAAACAGCAAAATTAATAGCTCAAGTAATTTGGTATTTCATAGAAGGAGTAAATTCAAGAGCTAAAGATTACCCATTTGTAACCAAAGAAAGTTACCAAAAGTTTACGGTACTTTTAAATGATGATGATCCAATAAACTTTTATAAGAGTGATAAAAGCGGTCGTTGGTGGATGGAAATAAATTTAATATCAAATAATAAACACAAAAGACATGCGTTAATACCATGTAACTATCGAGATTATGAACAAGCATTACAACAAAAAATACCAGAAAGGTGGTATAAGGCTTTGCAAAAGCTTGTTTAAAAGAAAGTTGTATGTTCTGTAAAAAATAATAATTCGTAATTGTTTTTTAATAAAAAAAATAATAGGTTTACGCCTCTTTTATAAGAAAGATTTAATATGAAAAAAATAACAGTACTTGCATTGTTAGCATCTATCATTTACTCTTGTGGTTCAAGTGGTGATAGGGGAGAGTTAGTAGGAGTGAAATCTAAAAGGAAATGGTTTGCTGAAAAACCATATGGTATGGCTAAAATCCCAGGAGGATCTTTCACTATGGGAAAACAAGATGAAGACCCTA
Encoded proteins:
- the topA gene encoding type I DNA topoisomerase; the protein is MAKNLVIVESPAKAKTIEKFLGKDFQVESSFGHIADLPSKELGVNVEGDFKPKYIVSTDKKAVVKKLKDLAKKAETVWLASDEDREGEAIAWHLAEQLKLKNENTKRIVFNSITKNAILKAIENPRTINYNLVDAQQARRVLDRIVGYELSPVLWRKVKPGLSAGRVQSVAVRLIVEREREIEGFTPVASYRVDAEFVNAEGKKFKAKLAKNFSTKKEAENFLNSCLGAEFSVADLQKKPAKKSPAPPFTTSTLQQEASRKLGFPVAKTMMVAQRLYEAGLITYMRTDSVNLSDDAKKAAQAEVIASYGEEYSKPRNYATKSKGAQEAHEAIRPTNMENHEITGEYDQTRLYSLIWKRTLASQMSEAKLERTVVKIDNNKNKKQFTANGEVITFEGFLKVYLEGTDNEEEEQAGMLPKMEVNEELINELITATERYTRPPARFSEASLVKQLEELGIGRPSTYAPTISTIQRREYIEKGTVEGKERNYTQLSLANQEVSEQILTERVGSDKGKLVPTDIGNIVNDFLVENFDAILDYGFTAKVENEFDEIADGKEDWIAMIKDFYKNFHVVVEDVAANAEKAKGERLLGVDPESGKNVYVRLGRYGAMVQIGEATDEEKPRFASLQGDQTMNSITYEEAMDLFKLPKTLGDYEEKEVVVANGRFGPYIKFDGKYVSLDKGENPMSVDMDRAIELIEAKRKADAPIGEYEGMPIQKGVGRFGPFIKWNSIFINVNKKYDFDNLSQADLEELIEDKKRKEREKLIHNFEEVGIRVEKARWGRFNVIKGKIKVELPKTTEIEKLTQEEAVKMIEAKTPKKKTAKKKATKKK
- a CDS encoding formimidoylglutamase, with the translated sequence MNIDFFSPIEDSVATSVVLQPSSVLGRTIQLHTVQDGFPDLTEVTIAILGVKDDRGAAGNLGSGKELHEIRKHLYQLFPGNWHTRIADLGNIEKGNTLEDTYFAVKSSVAFLLKKNILPVIIGGGQDLTYANYRAYDELEQTVNLVVVDSRFDLGSIEEELNSQSYLSRIVMEEPNNLFNFSNIGYQTYFNSQEEINLLDKLYFEAYRLGEVKNITLVEPIMRDADVVSVDIGSVRQSDAPANKNASPNGFYGEELCAVARYAGISDKVTSFGIYEYNSLLDLNHQTAKLIAQVIWYFIEGVNSRAKDYPFVTKESYQKFTVLLNDDDPINFYKSDKSGRWWMEINLISNNKHKRHALIPCNYRDYEQALQQKIPERWYKALQKLV